A region from the Medicago truncatula cultivar Jemalong A17 chromosome 6, MtrunA17r5.0-ANR, whole genome shotgun sequence genome encodes:
- the LOC25495709 gene encoding lysine histidine transporter 1: protein MASLETESLNGHPNSSPNHQRPIEEKSERDKRIDEWLPITSKRNAKWWYSAFHNVTAMVGAGVLGLPHAMAQLGWGPGITLLVLSWIITFYTLWQMVEMHEMVPGKRFDRYHELGQHAFGKKLGLYIVVPQQLVVEIGVNIVYMVTGGTSLQKFHDIVCPSCKKIKLTYFIMIFASVHFVLSHLPDFNSISGVSLAAAVMSFSYSTISWAASLDKGKQENVQYGYKAHSTAGTVFDFFNALGTIAFAYAGHNVVLEIQATIPSTPEKPSKVPMWRGVVVAYIVVALCYFPVALIGYWIFGNEVDGDILISLQKPAWLIATANMFVVIHVIGSYQIYAMPVFDMIETLLVKKMNFEPSTMLRFIVRNVYVAFTMFIAITFPFFDGLLGFFGGFAFAPTTYFLPCIMWLSIYKPRKFGLSWWANWICIVLGVCLMILSPIGGLRTIIIKAKTYKFYS from the exons ATGGCAAGTTTGGAAACTGAATCACTAAATGGTCATCCCAACTCAAGTCCTAATCACCAGAGACCT attgaagaaaaatcagaaagggACAAGAGAATTGATGAGTGGCTTCCAATTACATCTAAAAGGAATGCAAAATGGTGGTACTCAGCTTTTCACAATGTCACTGCCATGGTTGGAGCTGGTGTTCTTGGTCTCCCTCATGCCATGGCACAACTTGGATG GGGTCCAGGTATAACCCTACTTGTTCTTTCATGGATCATCACATTCTACACACTTTGGCAAATGGTTGAGATGCATGAAATGGTTCCGGGAAAACGCTTTGATAGATACCATGAATTAGGTCAACATGCTTTTGGGAAAAAATTAGGTCTTTATATTGTGGTGCCTCAACAACTTGTGGTAGAAATTGGTGTTAACATTGTTTATATGGTCACTGGGGGAACATCATTGCAAAAGTTCCATGATATTGTGTGTCCAAGCTGCAAAAAGATAAAGTTGACCTATTTCATCATGATATTTGCTTCAGTTCACTTTGTGTTATCTCATCTCCCTGATTTCAACTCAATTTCTGGTGTGTCCTTGGCAGCAGCAGTCATGTCCTTCAG TTACTCTACAATTTCCTGGGCAGCTAGTCTAGATaaaggaaaacaagaaaatgtaCAATATGGATATAAGGCACATAGTACAGCAGGAACAGTCTTTGACTTCTTTAATGCACTTGGCACTATTGCTTTTGCCTATGCTGGACACAATGTGGTGTTAGAGATCCAAGCAACAATTCCGTCGacaccggagaaaccatccaagGTTCCAATGTGGAGAGGAGTTGTTGTTGCATACATTGTTGTTGCTTTGTGTTACTTCCCTGTTGCTCTTATTGGTTACTGGATATTTGGAAATGAGGTTGATGGTGACATCCTCATATCTTTACAGAAACCTGCATGGCTTATTGCAACAGCTAACATGTTTGTTGTTATTCATGTGATTGGAAGCTATCAG ATTTATGCAATGCCTGTGTTTGACATGATTGAAACCTTGTTAGTGAAGAAAATGAACTTTGAACCAAGTACAATGCTTCGGTTTATTGTGCGTAATGTATATGTTG CATTCACAATGTTCATTGCTATTACATTCCCATTTTTCGATGGCCTTCTAGGGTTTTTTGGAGGGTTTGCTTTTGCTCCAACAACATACTTT CTTCCATGTATCATGTGGCTTTCAATCTACAAACCAAGAAAATTCGGCTTGTCAT